aattgtttctatatgataacaatagcctaatatatttaatatgccataaactattgtttttttaacagtttcattaattcattctaattaacttaatcattacgACACACCCMtcactattgtcattggttgcactaattgcactgtttgtctacataacctggttcgaGCATtgatgacattaccctgaagaaggcacagtgatgcYgaaacgttggtaaataccaactccaaattactgggagtttatatatKGAGTGTGCGATTCTCTTTATTTTGATGGTTCATAGTTTATTTTCCGTTAGttagcacctccacacaaacacatttttctggGTTTGCTCCAGTTAATGTTTTTGAACACTATtcccgaggaaaaacaatactgcctagatgttttggagtctgataactctgaggaggacatCGGGAAAAAATATCTttggtattgagtagactgataccacgtttcattgatccccaatccttaggtaaagctgtacagtgcaatatgaatgtcaatacacacaataggctgactggtgaggtgatttcacacagtcacaatcCCGCGAtaagctacaacgctaatatttagtaaactcttcacagttgtgttctgtgggtgtcaccgagtagactgataccccatttcattgcttcacattccaaccttgtttaacattatctagtctaaatatggcatgattccaccaattgtaaccttctgcatcactttcaaagaggtacttttattttgaaggcaaaccgctaattccactattgtgcctaatccgtattgtggctagcttcacaacacataacccggtccggtcgagcgtcactagccagatgaagctagctggctgcttataacgttagctctgggcaacagggttaagtagctagctagctagctatttattttcatgaactgaagttcaatttcaataggcaaacaacaagtggcaacctagctaattcttactcacaaggattcctaaRTCATTGCKaagaataatgaaaatgactgcattttctactggtcattgttttcaggctggttgtattggtgcaagctaggtaccaagctaaagctagctagctaccccagaagttgcggtcaaacaaataatgctttattaccaacgaggtattgtaaacacatcgttcgtggccagtgtttgcttgtttgctgaCTTTTTTGTAGAGCTTTGActgtgctactgatagtagtggtggcgctcggcttgcacgtgcaaattcatcACACACGACATTCTATAATKGAGCTGTGTTACTTGATGTGTCAAATAGTGTTCTTGTCAaacagtgttatttgacgtgtatcttttttgacacgcaaagacccaaacggcgttccatagtatgtcatgaagataatagcagtgacgctattactgtgtaactccgatagcacacttggtagtgtgtaccggtgctcgaccagtcgcgaaagccaacatcacccatgacAGAGAACARTTGATTGTCAAGGGAAATGAAttgcattatcttggcgttaatggatttcgcctttgagttgtctcgctgaaatgttcttactctttcaaacgagtgctcaacttgttgactgctcgatccacacagcatacattgtgggctaggttaggaatgctgtgttgcgcaaaattttacgtggcgtcattatgtcatgtacctacgttatataggtatacacatcagctttgacatcggttttgcacatcggcgtttaAACTAGACATCAGGCCAATACCAATGTTGCCATTTTTaactaatatcggccgattccgatatgttcaccgatatatcgtgcatccctagttgcGACCCATGTGTGTCAATGAACCATGCGGGACATTGGAGACTGGATGCCTCTGTCACAGTTTCTTTGGTGTGCATgcatactatactgtaggtcaTACAATGATGATTACTACCTGTTTCTGTAGCTATTACGCTGACACATTTTACACATCGATTTTTAACACTCACACTTAACGTTTTTGTGATACATTTTTAACACTgacatctttttttgttttgtgatagTTTTAACATTGACAATTCTAAAGAATCAACGTCTTAATGCAGAATTCATAGTTCATCTATTGTAGTGATTCTAATGTGCGACACAAGTCATCATTCTTTTCATCCCTTTTTCAACAGGCATTAAGCCTTTCCAGTGTGATCGCTGTGGGAAAAAGTTCACACGGGCCTACTCCCTAAAGATGCACCGGCTGAAGCACGAAGGTAAACGCTGTTTCCGGTGCCAGATTTGTAGTGCCACATTCACGTCCTTCGGCGAATATAAGCACCACATGAGGGTGTCCCGCCACATAATCCGCAAGCCCCGGATTTACGAGTGCAAAACGTGTGGCGCCATGTTTACCAACTCTGGCAATTTAATTGTACACCTGCGGAGTCTGAACCATGAGGCATCTGAACTAGCAAACTACTTCCAGAGCAGGTGAGGAGTCCTGGGGTGTCGTCCCTTCATTTAATCAGCTTAATGTAACATGGGAAATaagcaaaaaatacaaataaatctccCATAGTGGCCATGTTCAGGGAGATATACTATTTCAAGCTTTTCAGAATTGGTTCATTAAACAGGCCCAACTAACTGTTGCAAACTGAGCATACCGTGAACCTTACAGTACAACACATATCAGTCATGCTGAATATGTGGTTCAAAGCAGTCTTTGGCCACTTTCCTCAAAATCCCTATATAGTCGGCAATATATATATGTCTTAGCTCAAGGGTAATGTAGCATAGACTATTACATGAGTTACTATTGTGTATTTTGTTGTCCATTTTCTTAATTGAACCATTCCATGCTGTTATCTTAGTTGCTTGCCTttgggaaacatacagtatcaaaTTATACGTGCTACGGGCTTTTAATCCTTGCGTCTCGCAACAATTTGGATAAATTACATAACCTATTTCTGTCAGAATGAATTTAGCTTTTCCATATAGGAATTTCACTCAGTTTAAAGGCTTTTATTAAAATGTATAGCTCATAGTACTTAACGTACTTCTACAGACATGTGCTCATATAttctagacttttccacttcttAATCAAACTCAAGCCCTCACAGGTTGGTAGGGCTCAAATGGGCcatttactttttaaaatgttatagtATAATGTCTATGCCTGAGATCATAACAGTGTATGGAAAATTCTTTGGCGATCCAGTTTGATTCTCAAAAAACAGATCACAGGCCTCACACAGCCCTCACATAAAGATCTGTCACCGTATTATTTTTCAAGAAATTTTACCGATTTCCATACGTTTTTCATTTTGCCTTTAACTTCAACCATATTTACTGTGTAGTCTACTTCATATAGGAGGTTTAGAGATACTTTCATCAACAGCTTTCTATCGTCTGTTATGTCTCCACATGGTCCCAGTGATTTCCTCATGCCCGACTACCTGAGCCAAGTGCAGGAGGAGGAGACTCTGGGGCAGTACGAGCKKGTGGAGCACGGCTTYGAAGGCAACAAYTCGTCTGTCCAGATGCCGGTCATCTCCCAGGTCTCYTCCACCCAGAATTGCGAGAGCAGCACCTTCCCCCTGGACCCTTTATCCTTGAAGGACGAAAACGTGTCAGAGGAGCCAAAGACAAATGGCAGTAACAGCTCCCCGGACAGCTCGGAGGAGGAGAACGCCCACATCAAAGAGCTGGCTTCCATTACGATTGAGTGACTGTCACTTCCTAATTGTCCCACTCGTTTCCCCTCCAATCCAAAGCCCTGACTTTGGAAAGTGCCTGAGATTGCCCTTCTTTAACGAGCACCACTAGAATTAGAGGTCTTAACTTTGCTAACAGTGACAAGTAGTTTCTTTCCTTACTTATTGGATTATTGTTTTTTGCATAATGatagttcatatatatatatttttttttttaccgttattttaccaggtaagttgactgagaacacgttctcatttgcagcaacgacctggggaatagttacaggggagaggagggggatgaatgagccaattgtaaactgataGATATGATAAATATGATAGATGCTGTGTTACTTCTTGAGTGCCGTCGCTTCGGGCAAACTGTTAGTGTTACTAAATATTATTTGATAATAGAATGCTACGTTGGATTTTGTCGTGATTTATGTGAGAGGTGTGTATGTATTCCTTCGTGAATAGGAACACAGTACATTTAAATCTTAAAAACAACAACTATTatttgaaaacttgaaattgcaTTATAGagctctcattctctttctttaCGCGCAATATGAATGAACTGTAGCTACTACACTTGAATTGTATTGGGTGTTGTTCATAATTTAGGTATCTACTGTGGCTTTGACTCTCAAAGGTCGGGTCACAAAGGCATGGCAGCATTTCATATGTGAAGTCAATGGTTAATTCATCAAGAGAGACGCACTGCAGCGGGTGCGCTTTCCGATATCTGGAAGAGCTAGGCTAAGTTCAAATGTGAAGTTAAAGTGTAGTTAATTTGTCGGACCTATTTCATTAGAAATACTTGTACCTAGCAGTTCTTGTGTGATGGACATCTCTATACTGACATATTTGTAATATGTCAGCTGTGTGACAAAAAAATGAGTCTCACTATAATTagtggttaaataaaataaaaaatgtcagtgAGGTAGAATGACTTATAACTAATATGCTTCAATGTCACTGTTTTGACATACAATGAGACCATGTTGCATTTGGTGGAGCATGTGTTGGTAGGAATATTTCTACCTAACTTTACACAGACGGTTTACTTTGGACATGAATGTGAGTGACATTCTTCGGACTAACATTGTACTAATCAAGTGGTCAGCACATTGGAATTTATAGCTGGGTGCCTTGCTTTTACTTTGAGTTGAGTTTTGTAATTCCGTGTATATGGAGCCAGGAGAGGTCTTCAATAACATGGCCAACATGACATGGCTTTGTATCATTTAAGTGTGATCGATAGATATTTTCATCTTCATAGTGTTTTCGGTTCACCTTGAGATTTTCAGGWAAATTTTCTTTGTcactgcttttcaacagacatcTTGCCCTAGCTTGGACACCTGTTATATTGAGCCATCACTAGTCAGTTGCACATCACCATGCCTTTATAATAAGGTGGTGATACTCCATTGATTAAATGCTACTGATATTTATTTGTTCATTAAGTGTAGTCCTTATCAATTCATTAATCTTGGTAGTCCTACAAAAAAGGACTTTTGCGTTCCAATGAAATGCAAAATAGATTACAAACTCTGATGGTAACATAAAAAATATTACTaggaaaataagaatttggtgaTATTTAACATGATGAAtctgttattatttttgttttgtcatgttagcagatgctcttatccagagcaacttacagtagtgagtgcatatctTGGGCTCAGAGAAGTAAAGTGTGTTTTATAATCAGAATGGGTGCTCAGAGATTTGACTTATGATTGTCTCGTGCCATCCAATCAACCTTTCCTAAAAGATGTGGCATTTAGCCTAACCACCCTATGTCTGGGTAACAATCAAGCTCTCCTATTGGACCAAATGTTCCCAGTCCCTTTGGGGGTTGGCGTGTCTACCATTTTAATCTATCGTTGCTGTTGACATTATAAAGTAAGGAGGTAATCATGCTTGGTTTCCCCATGCTATTGAAATATTGTTCACAGGAAATGTAATTTTCACTCCGATAGACACTGTATCATGTGCGATGGAGAAACTATAGCCTTTATATAGGACCTTGCATAGCTTCAAGCTGCACAATTTAAAATCTGTAGTCATTTTATTTTTTCACACGTTTGAGCATTTTAGCRCTTAAGTTAGCTTGTGTTTtgcgtgtgtttgtttctgtttgtatTCATATACCTTTTTCATAAAGAAATGCTGCTGTTTGTTGAAACTTAAAGTGCCCAAATATTTTTGGTGAACCTATTGTGTGCAATAAATGGACAAGCTGTTGGGTTCTATGTTTATATTTTGTGTctgaataatgaaagaaaagaatgtactgtTTTCGTATTGTTGTGTACTTAAAATGTGATAAATTAACTGAAGAAAAACAAGTGAGAATCCACTCAATCTGTGAAATCACGAACGAAGTGTACATCTTGATTTTTAATTAGATTATTTTTAAATTACTCCTAGGATTGTGAAATGCACGTTCATTTGAAAGTCCTGTGAATCTGAGAGCATGTGTTTTCTTTCTTCTGTTTGCTGTTCAACAAGGCCTTGTTGAGGTGAGATGTGTTAAAACCTCAGCACGTATCAGCGTTTTGTTCTTGATTTTTCTCCAACTAAAGTTTTTACAGATATTagcatgtctttcctttgttccCCAGATGTAGCTTCTCTTATGtgcaatgtttaaaaaatgtattgactaTATATGCCTTTTCAATGTGTACATGATATATACATTTCCTGGTTCATATTGTTTGTTGAAAATATGACAAAACGGTAGCTCTTAGttatacattatatatttttgtgaCTTTTGTATTACGATTGCTGTTTTATGAGTATGCCATCTTTTGGATATTCTTGTTAAATGTGAATACATCAAATACATGTTTAATACATGTTTAAGGAGTGTGGGCCTTTTAATGTTCACTTTGTTGACTGtctgcaaacacacaaacatatatatatatatatatattgtatattcttTATACTGTAGATTAATTTCCAACTTAGTTTGGATGAttgaaaaatatgttgtattTTGTGACTTTGATATTTAATCTGTACTTTCATTTAACAGTTTTAAACATCCCTGTAATGCAATTTGCATATGGTGCAAGAGCAAAAATGTTTGTGGTTTCATAAGCAAGTGTTGAATGTTCAACTTTTCCAGATCATTTCCAAGATGAACTGTTCTAAACTGATGAAACCACTTTCTACTGCTATACAGTTAATGGATGTTCCCAATTCTGATCTGTGTTTTTTCCTAGTTTGCAATTATATTGTGAAGAGGGGTGTTTTGTACAGTCCAAAAAacaactaaaatgtaaataaaaacttgCATCGACTCCCACCCCCCTTGGCCAAGTGATTTATTTTTGAGGAGATGAAAGGACAACGTATCTGGTATGCATCACTTATGCAAACATCTGACTGGAGCACATGTCTATAAATAATTTTTCTTAGCTATATGCCAAAACAATAAAACCCACCAAGCTCAAAAAGAGAGTTCTGCTTTAACGCTTGCCTAATGAAGGTGTTTGTGGTTCCTACTCATAATCATGTTTACCACTGTTTATTGCTAAGAAAAAGCTACAGATTAAGTTAATCAAATATACTTATTATTGATTATTCTGATTCATACATTGGCATGTAAATATTTTACTTTTCATGGCATTCAATTCTAAGATGCATTATGTGGTTAGTAAatgaaagtaaaaaaacaaacatgcattGCTTTAATAAATAGGGTCTTGCATGTGTTGTAAAATAACTACATGCCCCTCAGATCCAGACTTCTCACTACAGTTCAGTCCAAATCTCTGTAATTAATTACTGGTGCATGTCCCAGATTACAGACAGTTTTGATTAAAATGWGGGGGGAAAAAGATACAAAAGATAACCTTATGTCAAAAGTGTGTTTACTTTAAGTAGTGAAAGCCCATAGAGTGAGGTCTGGACTATTAAAGGTGATTTATGATACACGTGAGATGATCCCAACCACCTGCGTATAATTCAGTGTCCCTTTGTTTGCGACTCCGAATTGGTCTTATTTTATAGAGGAATTAGGCCAGCATCAGTGAAGCTCAAAGTCATAAACTAGCTCTAAGTGTTAggcctttttttaaccttttagaCTAAAGGAAAGGAAAACTCTGTATCGGAGATCCAATATAACATTTATCACAAATAATGTCCTTATTAGAAACATATTTctcctgtttaaaaaaaagaggaaaataaTAAGTatttcgtgaactaacactcgcacttgaacccccccccctccttactagctctgactctgctgatagctactttattgagaataaatgtacttactatgactgtgatgtgtggttgtcctacctagctatcttaagatgaatgtacttactatgactgtgatgtgtggttgtcctacctagctatcttaagataRATGCActcactgtaagtcgctctggatatgaTGTAAAGGTAATGAACTCAGATAATGAACAACAGATTATTTTGATCTGGATTAAAATGTTCTGGAAAAACTAGCCTATGGGTTTATCCACATACCCTGTTGTGCAAAAAATCCCACAGGAGTGTGGGAATATATAGGTGAATTACTTAGTGAAACCCATAGTATTATCCCCTGCTGTGGGCCTCATTAAAATGTTACGTAAGACTGGGCTGTCACTTCGTTACTTGTAAAGTTTTACTGGAGAGCCAGGAATGTGTTTGTAGATGCATTTATGACTTGTTTACATTCTTGACTTATCTGTAGACATGCAATCCCAGAGGGGCTTCGATGGGATAGAGCCACACCTGCGTTGCCAGGAAAACATCATACAGTGTTGAACACAGCTGTCTTGCATCTCCAATCAATTCCCCAATSTCTAATCCATTCATTTGACTATAACTTTAATAATTGTATCAGATGYAAACTTAAAGAGCCTTTAAAATCTCTACAAATCTCTACAATGCTGCATATAAGGATGTTCAGATATTGttaacactttacaataactgTCATGAATAAACATTTATAAGCATTTATAATGGCTTATTTATGAAAGTTGTCWTTTGAAATACAAAAGAGACATTTAAATCTTGCATTGACCCCCCTGGTTCAATGATTTGGTGACCACAATGACAGCTTTATCAAATGTGTTTGGATAGTAGAAAGGGGAGCCAAGGCGTGATGCCTGATGTGGTCTGTACTAGTTACCCACCCTGTTGGTGGCATGTGGCTGCTAATCATCTCTGTAAGCTTCCCTCAACAATACTTTCCCTCTGTCCTTTTGATAATCCTGCTGACGTCTATGTGGGTGACCCCAGAATGATGTGTTGTGAGACAATGATTTGACTCGACTTCAACCTTCTCTCAATTTAAATGTCTAAATCAACCCTTGTCTCATTGGGGTTTTcttacaataaaataaaactattttGTGGGCCTTTCTTGTTTAATGAAACATTTTGTTAATACCATTTCAGAATCACAAGCTACTCAGCAATGCAACTCTCTCTGGTTCTGTCTCAACTCTAacctcatatacagttgaagtcggaatgtTTTCAAtagcaccttagccaaatacatttaaactcagttttccacaattcctgacatttaatcctagtaaaaattccctcttaggtcagtttggatcaccactacattcattttaagaatgtgaaattgtcagcataatagtagagagaatgatttattcaacttttatttcttccatctctacattcccagtgggtcagaagttacatgcactcaattagtatttggtagcattgcctttaaattgtttaacttgggtcaaacattttgggtagcttccataagcttcccacagtaagttgggtgaattttgtccattcctcctgacagagctggtgtaactgagtcaaattggggtcattggtccatttggaagacccatttgctaccccagctttaacttcctgactgatgtcttgagatgttgcttcaatatcaccacataattttccatcctcattatgctatcttttttgtgaagtgcaccagtccctcctgcggcaaagcaccccacaacatgatgctgcacccccgtgcttcacggttgggatggtgttcttcggcttgcaagcctccccctttttcctccaaacataacgatggtcattatggcaaacagttctat
This genomic interval from Salvelinus sp. IW2-2015 linkage group LG22, ASM291031v2, whole genome shotgun sequence contains the following:
- the zbtb44 gene encoding zinc finger and BTB domain-containing protein 44 isoform X4 encodes the protein MQSTSNAGGHAEDDERLESLQYPYHLYISPSTRPGTNGPDRPFQCPTCGVRFTRIQNLKQHMLIHSGIKPFQCDRCGKKFTRAYSLKMHRLKHEGKRCFRCQICSATFTSFGEYKHHMRVSRHIIRKPRIYECKTCGAMFTNSGNLIVHLRSLNHEASELANYFQSSDFLMPDYLSQVQEEETLGQYEXVEHGFEGNNSSVQMPVISQVSSTQNCESSTFPLDPLSLKDENVSEEPKTNGSNSSPDSSEEENAHIKELASITIE